One Desulfurobacteriaceae bacterium genomic window, AAAGATTTGAAAGAAAATAAAATCCTTGCCCTCCTAAAATTGAAACTAGGAGGGCAACCATTCAGTTTGAATCACAAAATATATCCTCAAAGTAAATTACTTATCTCTCAATTTTTTAAATGCTTCAAGTTCCTCTACAATTTTTGAAGTGTTTTCTGCTATCTTCACTATAGAAACTATACTTTCAACCCAAACTCTAATTCCCACAATAGATAAAGGTAAACCAATAACCAATAAAATTAATCTCTCTATAAAAGAACCATCACCAGTAAACAGGTATCCTAACCATCCTAAAACTGCTACAATGTAAAGAATGCCTAAAACAGCCCCCAAAATGTAAGGAGTAATAAAAGTTTCAAACCTGAAGTCAAGAAGCTTCTTTAACATCCCCAACCCTCCTTTTAAGAATTTAATTTTTATCTTAATTTGAATTATACTAAAACTAAATATGATTACAAATAAACCTCTTTATCCCCTCTTTATCTATACCTACAAGATGTCTCAAAAAGTCCTGTTTTCCGTGTTCTATGAACTTATCAGGAAGTCCTAAGTTAAAAACTATTCCAGAATACCAAGAGGATAGAAATTCGTTTACTGCAGAACCGAAACCACCGCTTACCATGTTCTCTTCAACAGTAAGTATAACTTCATGTTTTACAGCAAGTTCTTTTAAAAGATCTTCATCAAGGGGTTTTATAAATCTTGCATTAACTACTGTTATTGAAATCCCCTTCTCTTTCTCAAGTTCCAAAGCAGCATTTAAAGCTTGATAGACTGTCCAGCCGGTAGCAAGAATAAGTAAATCTTTTCCTTCCTTAAAAACCTCCCAAGAACCTATAGGAATTTCGCTTAAAGGTTCAGTAGTATCAACTCCATATCCTCTTCCCCGTGGATAGCGAATGGCAAAAGGTTTAGAAGATTTCATTGCTGTATAAAGAAGATGTCTCAACTCATTTTCATCCTTTGGGGCTGAAACTATAACGTTTGGCACCATTCTTAGATAAGAAAGATCAAACACTCCGTGGTGAGTTGCCCCATCTTCTCCAACAAGTCCTGCCCTATCAATTGCAAAAATTACCGGAAGTTCCTGTAAAGCTACATCGTGGATTATCTGGTCAAATGCCCTTTGTAAAAAGGTTGAATATATTGCAACAACAGGCTTTAATCCCTTTTTTGCTAATCCTCCGGCAAAAGTAACGGCATGCTGTTCTGCTATTCCAACGTCAAAGTATCTATCAGGGAAAACCTCCTTAAACTTATCAAGACCAGTTCCAGTAGGCATAGCTGCTGTTATTGCAACAACATCTTTATCTTCCTTAGCTATTTCGATTAAAGTTTTTGAAAAAATCTCTGTGTAAGTTGGTATCGACTTTTCAGCTTCCTTTTTGTCTTTTTTTTGAGGAGAAAC contains:
- a CDS encoding DUF4282 domain-containing protein, coding for MLKKLLDFRFETFITPYILGAVLGILYIVAVLGWLGYLFTGDGSFIERLILLVIGLPLSIVGIRVWVESIVSIVKIAENTSKIVEELEAFKKLRDK
- the dxs gene encoding 1-deoxy-D-xylulose-5-phosphate synthase, translated to MVLDKVNTPEDLKKLSIEELKLLSKEIREFIVKVVKETGGHLASSLGVVELTIALLKVFSPPKDEIVWDVGHQSYPYKILTGRKDKFPTLRQYGGISGFPSIKESEYDAFGTGHSSTSISAALGLKIGKNFKKEKGHVIAVIGDGALTAGEAYEGLNNAGHLKEDLIVILNDNEMSISKNIGAISSYLTKITTGENFRKIKERLENLGKKVFGEGFYKKLKRVEDLVVKGLFPPGMLFEELGFRYIGPIDGHDLDTLITTLTNVSKMKGPTLVHVITKKGKGFEPAESKPEKFHGVSPQKKDKKEAEKSIPTYTEIFSKTLIEIAKEDKDVVAITAAMPTGTGLDKFKEVFPDRYFDVGIAEQHAVTFAGGLAKKGLKPVVAIYSTFLQRAFDQIIHDVALQELPVIFAIDRAGLVGEDGATHHGVFDLSYLRMVPNVIVSAPKDENELRHLLYTAMKSSKPFAIRYPRGRGYGVDTTEPLSEIPIGSWEVFKEGKDLLILATGWTVYQALNAALELEKEKGISITVVNARFIKPLDEDLLKELAVKHEVILTVEENMVSGGFGSAVNEFLSSWYSGIVFNLGLPDKFIEHGKQDFLRHLVGIDKEGIKRFICNHI